One part of the Streptomyces sp. AM 2-1-1 genome encodes these proteins:
- a CDS encoding metalloregulator ArsR/SmtB family transcription factor produces the protein MLTSVDPDVMRVLGDPLRLKIVTLLARETLCTTHLVDETGAKQTNLSNHMKILREAGVVETEPCGRYTYYKLRPEVLTGLSEQFAALAASARTACENKRACP, from the coding sequence ATGCTGACTTCAGTCGATCCTGATGTGATGCGGGTTCTGGGCGATCCGCTCCGCCTGAAAATCGTGACCCTGCTGGCCCGCGAGACGCTCTGTACCACTCACCTCGTGGACGAGACCGGAGCCAAGCAGACCAACCTCTCCAACCACATGAAGATCCTGCGCGAGGCCGGGGTCGTGGAGACCGAGCCGTGCGGCCGCTACACCTACTACAAGCTGCGCCCCGAAGTCCTGACCGGGCTGTCCGAGCAGTTCGCCGCGCTCGCCGCCTCCGCCCGTACCGCCTGCGAGAACAAGAGGGCCTGCCCGTGA
- a CDS encoding condensation domain-containing protein, with product MPASDQQPHPSAPGGTGLPTGSRAGAVLSVGQERLWFLDQFEPGDPAYTIPLVLRLSGPLSAEALGAALDALFGRHEALRSRFPSEDGRPYVVVGPPAHVPLASRDLRGFPESDVAAYVAEFTNRPFDLAEGPLLRAALFRTGPHAHTFALAVHHIAADGWSLGLMRSELAALYSAHRAGHDAELTDPPSYLEHAAAERAWLDGPEATAALDHWRRLLDGAQPLELLHENPRPELPSSRGAYHTRVLHGLGSAVESFARARRVTPFMVIAAAYQTLLHRCTGQDDFCVGVPTAARTTVDGERTVGYFSSTLVLRADFAGTRSFDAVLRRIRSDWLRALTHGRVPFERLTEEVRQDRDTGRTPVFQTLLTVHTQSGGALGEHRFADLGGHSLLATRVVARIRAAADLGVSLRTLFTHRTCAAFAQAVEAALLAEIDALSDTAAEELLAAQDSPEGNRFLS from the coding sequence ATGCCCGCATCGGACCAGCAGCCCCACCCCTCGGCGCCCGGGGGAACCGGGCTGCCGACGGGGTCTCGCGCGGGAGCTGTTCTCTCCGTGGGGCAGGAGCGCCTCTGGTTCCTGGACCAGTTCGAGCCGGGGGACCCCGCGTACACCATTCCTCTGGTGCTCCGGCTCTCCGGGCCTCTCTCGGCGGAGGCCCTCGGGGCCGCGCTGGATGCGCTGTTCGGCCGGCACGAGGCGTTGCGCAGTCGGTTCCCCTCCGAGGACGGGCGCCCGTACGTCGTCGTCGGACCGCCGGCCCATGTGCCGCTCGCCAGCCGTGATCTGCGCGGCTTCCCGGAGTCCGATGTCGCCGCGTACGTGGCCGAGTTCACCAATCGACCGTTCGACCTGGCGGAGGGTCCGTTGCTGCGCGCCGCGCTCTTCCGCACCGGGCCGCACGCACACACGTTCGCTCTCGCGGTGCACCACATCGCCGCCGACGGCTGGTCGCTCGGACTGATGCGCTCCGAACTCGCGGCGCTCTACTCGGCCCACCGCGCGGGCCACGACGCGGAGCTGACCGATCCGCCCTCCTACCTGGAGCACGCCGCGGCGGAGCGCGCCTGGCTGGACGGCCCCGAGGCCACCGCCGCACTCGACCACTGGCGCCGACTGCTCGACGGGGCACAGCCCTTGGAACTCCTGCACGAGAACCCCCGCCCGGAGCTCCCCAGCAGCCGAGGCGCGTACCACACGCGGGTCCTGCACGGGCTGGGGAGCGCCGTGGAGTCGTTCGCCCGTGCGCGGCGGGTCACCCCGTTCATGGTGATCGCCGCCGCCTACCAGACCCTGCTCCACCGCTGCACCGGCCAGGACGACTTCTGTGTGGGCGTGCCCACGGCCGCGCGGACCACGGTCGACGGCGAACGGACGGTGGGGTACTTCTCTTCCACCCTCGTCCTGCGCGCGGACTTCGCCGGCACGCGGTCGTTCGACGCCGTCCTGCGGCGGATCAGGAGTGACTGGCTCCGGGCCCTGACCCACGGCCGGGTTCCGTTCGAGCGGCTGACCGAGGAGGTGCGGCAGGACCGGGACACCGGTCGTACGCCCGTCTTCCAGACGCTGCTGACCGTCCACACGCAGAGCGGCGGCGCCCTCGGTGAGCACCGTTTCGCGGATCTGGGCGGCCACTCGCTCCTCGCGACCCGGGTCGTCGCCCGCATCCGCGCCGCCGCCGACCTCGGCGTGTCCCTGCGCACCCTGTTCACCCACCGCACCTGTGCCGCTTTCGCACAAGCGGTGGAGGCCGCTCTGCTGGCCGAGATCGACGCCCTGTCGGACACGGCCGCCGAAGAGCTGCTGGCCGCGCAGGACTCACCGGAAGGAAACCGGTTCCTCTCATGA
- a CDS encoding class I adenylate-forming enzyme family protein — protein sequence MTRYAVATLPALLAHRAGAHGDRTALVTGRERLDFASWHARSGAYASALRSAGVQPGDRVVLHHGTSGWTEFAVAFLAVLSAGGVAVPVSDRSAPATTAYVLAHAGARFLLHGGGDLPPALPAGTTVLTESDADGHPSRPDLPAPRPGDLAQILYTSGTTGTPKAVGARHANLAYGCTLDERRRPLRHSAAFLHAFPVGTNAGQTMLVDALNAHATCVTAPQFTPARFLRLLSEHNVGSVFLVPAMAIELLASPALTDAGSSDAREAVRLVGSTAAALPQPVALGLGRAFPKAQVVNYYTSTEAAPAQITLLFDPARPHSPGRPVSLTGLRVTTPEGVPVPAGQPGELWLRSAAAPRAYVGEADGEVFQGSWTRMGDLGRVDDEGFLHLLDREGDVVKSGAHKVSTLQVEDAVHAHPQVRDAAVVGVPHPVLGSVVAAVVVRDGALTATALRTFLLDRLAVHELPATVLFRDALPRNEGGKVLKRELRRILAQDDPEAT from the coding sequence ATGACCCGGTACGCGGTCGCCACGCTGCCCGCCCTGCTCGCCCACCGCGCCGGCGCGCACGGGGACCGCACCGCACTCGTCACCGGCCGCGAACGGCTCGACTTCGCTTCGTGGCACGCCCGTTCGGGGGCGTACGCATCCGCTCTGCGCTCGGCCGGGGTGCAGCCCGGGGACCGGGTGGTACTCCATCACGGCACGAGCGGATGGACGGAGTTCGCCGTCGCCTTCCTGGCGGTGCTGAGCGCGGGCGGGGTGGCCGTCCCGGTTTCCGACCGGTCCGCGCCGGCCACCACCGCGTACGTGCTCGCGCATGCCGGGGCCCGCTTCCTGCTGCACGGAGGCGGTGACCTGCCGCCCGCGCTTCCGGCCGGGACAACCGTGCTGACGGAGTCCGACGCCGACGGACACCCCTCGCGGCCGGATCTGCCCGCCCCCCGACCCGGCGATCTCGCCCAGATCCTCTACACCTCGGGCACCACCGGGACTCCCAAGGCCGTCGGTGCCCGCCACGCCAACCTCGCGTACGGCTGCACGCTCGACGAGCGGCGCCGGCCGCTGCGCCACTCGGCCGCGTTCCTGCACGCCTTCCCGGTCGGCACCAACGCCGGACAGACCATGCTGGTCGACGCGTTGAACGCGCACGCCACCTGTGTCACCGCTCCACAGTTCACCCCCGCCCGCTTCCTCCGGCTGCTGTCCGAGCACAACGTCGGGAGCGTCTTCCTCGTGCCCGCCATGGCGATCGAACTGCTGGCGTCGCCCGCCCTCACCGACGCCGGATCCTCGGACGCGCGGGAGGCCGTGCGCCTGGTCGGTTCCACGGCCGCCGCCCTGCCCCAGCCGGTCGCGCTCGGGCTCGGCAGGGCTTTCCCGAAGGCGCAGGTCGTCAACTACTACACCTCCACCGAGGCCGCGCCCGCGCAGATCACCTTGCTGTTCGACCCGGCCCGTCCCCACTCGCCCGGCCGCCCGGTCTCCCTGACGGGTCTGAGGGTGACCACGCCCGAGGGCGTACCGGTGCCCGCGGGGCAGCCGGGCGAGCTGTGGCTGCGTTCGGCGGCGGCTCCGCGGGCGTACGTGGGGGAGGCGGACGGCGAGGTCTTCCAGGGGAGTTGGACACGTATGGGCGATCTGGGCCGCGTGGACGACGAGGGCTTCCTGCACCTGCTCGACCGGGAGGGCGACGTCGTCAAGTCGGGTGCCCACAAGGTCTCCACCCTTCAGGTCGAGGACGCCGTGCACGCCCATCCGCAGGTCCGTGACGCCGCCGTGGTCGGGGTGCCGCACCCCGTGCTCGGGAGCGTCGTCGCCGCGGTGGTCGTCCGTGACGGGGCGCTCACCGCCACCGCCCTGCGGACCTTCCTCCTCGACCGGCTGGCCGTTCACGAACTGCCCGCCACCGTGCTGTTCCGCGACGCACTGCCGCGCAACGAGGGCGGCAAGGTCCTCAAACGCGAACTGCGCCGCATCCTCGCCCAAGACGATCCCGAGGCCACCTAA
- a CDS encoding nuclear transport factor 2 family protein yields MSTVHHALAAEDFTGYLRTYHADAFDGSEPVEQVWDRYHLPEGTHVVNGKAWDRKKLLRDIESRRALGAPYELHIHEVNVEGRLAAARYTVSTPVLWKVQSATETAVFAEIAEDGRVARTTTFATTGAGWSGAGGETPYDSESRPGPGTVPAPRPGAGVEPTPAQDPAHFLHTYYMNGYDSAHPVAEVYDRLFTPDAVHEVGGKTMQRSGVLRALEESRARKHTYPVEVHEALRDGNRFAARYTTSQGGKPSKTQEVFVFGEFAEDGRVRFARFLLEPGRGAL; encoded by the coding sequence ATGAGTACTGTCCACCACGCCCTCGCCGCCGAAGACTTCACGGGATATCTGCGCACCTACCACGCCGACGCGTTCGACGGTTCGGAGCCGGTCGAGCAGGTCTGGGACCGCTACCACCTGCCCGAAGGGACCCACGTGGTCAACGGGAAGGCGTGGGACCGGAAGAAGTTGCTGCGCGACATCGAGTCGCGACGGGCCCTGGGCGCGCCGTACGAGCTCCACATCCACGAGGTGAATGTGGAGGGGCGTCTTGCCGCCGCGCGGTACACGGTCAGCACGCCGGTGCTCTGGAAGGTGCAGAGTGCCACGGAGACAGCAGTCTTCGCGGAGATCGCCGAGGACGGCCGGGTGGCGCGCACCACGACCTTCGCGACGACGGGAGCCGGCTGGTCCGGTGCCGGGGGAGAGACACCGTACGACAGCGAATCCCGTCCGGGGCCGGGCACGGTACCGGCGCCGCGCCCCGGGGCCGGCGTCGAACCGACGCCGGCGCAGGACCCCGCGCACTTCCTGCACACCTACTACATGAACGGTTACGACAGCGCGCATCCGGTGGCCGAGGTGTACGACCGGCTCTTCACCCCCGACGCCGTGCACGAGGTGGGAGGGAAGACGATGCAGCGGTCAGGGGTGCTGAGGGCGCTGGAGGAGAGCCGCGCGCGGAAGCACACGTACCCGGTGGAGGTGCACGAGGCCCTGCGGGACGGCAACCGCTTCGCGGCCCGGTACACCACCAGTCAGGGCGGCAAGCCGTCGAAGACCCAGGAGGTCTTCGTCTTCGGCGAATTCGCCGAAGACGGCCGCGTGAGGTTCGCCCGCTTCCTGCTCGAGCCGGGGCGCGGGGCGTTGTAA
- a CDS encoding non-ribosomal peptide synthetase/MFS transporter — MSADTARPAEPAAASLSAAKRELLRRRLAGRPAARTTIPRREPGTPVPLSFAQERLWFMEQFAPGTAAYNIPVVRRLRGPLDGEVLRAALDAAVARHETLRSRYPATDDGRPLLVVDASGPAVLTRVEAGSPAEAERLVDRESAVPFDLEHGPLLRALLIGLSPDDHVLLLVVHHSVSDGWSSEILLGEVLHGYAARVAGEPDPLPELAVRYGDFALWQRERLSGERLAAEVAHWSRELAGVEPLELAFSRPRPPRQTFDGAGYAFSVDRSLLDRLAALGRRHDATVHMVLLAAFQILLARFSGQRDFAVGSPVAGRSEPELEPLVGMFVNVLALPARLEGDPSFTELLRRTRETCLDAYAHQELPFAQLVSELKVPRDVSRPPVFQAVLAVQNYATQRDAGPDGALTAEPFGVRASGTRFDLELFLQEWPDGLHGSFNFNTDLFDARDIARLADHLGRVLRSVADAPETPLSGLAGPTPVERDTETRRFNDTALDRAPTTLTALVAEQVARTPDAVAVAVEDRAALTYRQLDALADRIAARLAAEGVGPGSLVAICSERSPELVAGLLGILRTGAAYAPLEPGYPAERLAFLLADSDAPVLLTQRGLSTPHGCTAQIMLLDDPVEPPRSRRRPVAPSPDDPAYLIYTSGSTGRPKGVPNTHRAIANRIQWMQDAYRLGPDDAVLQKTPVGFDVSVWEFFWPLTTGARLVLAKPGGQKDAGYLLDLIATAGVTVAHFVPAMLTVFLAEDGVERCTALRRVISSGEALPPHTARELTGRLPHCALANLYGPTEAAVDVSSWECAGPLETVPIGLPIDNTRLYVLDTALCPVPPGAPGELHIGGTPVALGYHRRPGLTAARFVPDPYGPPGSRLYRTGDLARRLPDGTLQHLGRVDEQIKLRGLRIEPGETEAALRAQPGVADAAVVLREERPGDKRLVGYVVAAAGSGELEPARLRTALKRLLPDHQVPSVVAVVPVLPLTPNGKLDRHALPAPQLRRAAGATRPATGIERLLADVWGEVLGLTEVGTDEDFFDIGGHSLLATQVVARARGRLTEAGARPVSVMDLFTHPTVRDLAAFAARDEHDDAPRPLLHRLTPPVSAAHRSRTFVCVPYGGGSPVVYQPVADALPSDTELWAVAVPGHDVGVTEESVPFDELAGRIAAEVRERTGGPVVVYGHCAVGTALAIAVSRLLEAAGHPLEAVYAGAQFPFARPRSRVLNALSRVASLEPLLGDRVYANWLIGLGVNTSGLDKEQAAFIIGNMRRDTQAAEDYFTRAIADVADGAPRLRAPLVCLVGDQDPAADFYQERYREWLLLAERSAVAVLDQGGHFFLKYRAAEVAEAVTTVHLAVRDGRTDELPARDPLHSWWFQDDSGPVAAESASAGDGPRGQPRTGAEPDTGPEPSMRRFLAVASGQLVSITGSALTEFALPLWILLNTGSLTRYALYAVVAMVPGILVGPLAGALVDRMDRRRVLLAGDITACTTQAALLALLLTGNLHSWEVYVLLGVLSLALTFQRLAYASAVPQLVPKQYLGHANGIVQLAFGTAQFVVPLVAVALMAAIGLRGILVIDVVSYVLAVGVLLAVKFPRTLPWTRRESLVSEIRHGFAHSWRNRGFRAMLLWFAGLNLFLSPLFLLITPLVLAFDDLQGAARVAVAGGAGAILGGIVMGFWGGPRRHRMRGMLGLAALLALAGAVTGLHAGLWVIAAGAFGMSFALSLVNGVYSTIVQVKVPQRFHGRVFALNTLVAWSTLPLGHGVIAPLGSSLLGPLMEPDGMLAPVFGPLIGTGPGRGIALMYVLFGCAMLALVALGLRLPVLARFDRDVPEAEPDDLVGLRERARIAAARRAKASRP, encoded by the coding sequence ATGAGCGCCGACACAGCCCGCCCGGCGGAACCCGCCGCCGCCAGCCTCTCCGCCGCCAAGCGGGAACTGCTGCGCCGCCGCCTCGCCGGGCGTCCTGCCGCACGCACCACGATCCCCCGCCGGGAGCCGGGCACACCGGTCCCGCTGTCGTTCGCGCAGGAACGCCTCTGGTTCATGGAGCAGTTCGCCCCCGGTACCGCCGCGTACAACATCCCGGTCGTCCGGCGCCTGCGCGGCCCGCTGGACGGGGAGGTGCTGCGCGCCGCGCTGGACGCCGCCGTGGCCCGGCACGAGACGCTGCGGTCGCGCTACCCGGCCACCGACGACGGACGCCCGCTGCTGGTCGTCGACGCGTCCGGTCCGGCGGTCCTGACGCGGGTGGAGGCGGGCTCCCCGGCCGAGGCCGAACGCCTGGTGGACAGGGAATCGGCCGTCCCCTTCGACCTGGAGCACGGCCCGCTGCTGCGTGCCCTGCTGATCGGGCTCTCCCCCGACGACCACGTACTGCTCCTGGTGGTCCACCACAGCGTCAGCGACGGCTGGTCCAGCGAGATCCTCCTCGGCGAGGTGCTGCACGGTTACGCCGCACGGGTCGCCGGCGAGCCCGATCCGTTGCCGGAACTGGCCGTGCGGTACGGGGACTTCGCGCTGTGGCAGCGTGAGCGGCTCAGTGGCGAGCGGCTGGCCGCCGAGGTCGCCCACTGGTCGCGGGAGCTCGCCGGGGTCGAGCCGCTGGAGCTCGCCTTCTCCCGTCCCCGGCCGCCCCGTCAGACCTTCGACGGCGCCGGGTACGCGTTCTCGGTGGACCGGTCCCTCCTCGACCGGCTCGCGGCGCTCGGCCGGCGGCACGACGCGACCGTGCACATGGTGCTCCTGGCCGCGTTCCAGATCCTGCTCGCCCGTTTCAGCGGCCAGCGCGACTTCGCCGTCGGCTCTCCCGTCGCCGGACGCTCCGAACCGGAACTCGAGCCTCTGGTCGGGATGTTCGTGAACGTCCTCGCACTGCCGGCCCGCCTCGAGGGTGATCCGTCCTTCACCGAACTCCTGCGCCGCACGCGGGAGACCTGCCTGGACGCCTACGCGCACCAGGAGCTGCCGTTCGCGCAGCTGGTCAGCGAGTTGAAGGTGCCCCGCGACGTCTCGCGGCCGCCCGTCTTCCAGGCGGTGCTGGCCGTCCAGAACTACGCCACCCAGCGCGACGCGGGGCCGGACGGCGCCCTGACGGCCGAACCGTTCGGGGTGCGGGCCAGCGGCACCCGCTTCGACCTGGAACTCTTCCTCCAGGAGTGGCCCGACGGGCTGCACGGCTCCTTCAACTTCAACACCGACCTCTTCGACGCCCGTGACATCGCGCGCCTCGCCGACCACCTCGGCAGGGTGCTGCGGTCCGTGGCGGACGCTCCCGAGACCCCGCTGTCCGGCCTCGCCGGACCCACCCCGGTCGAACGCGACACCGAGACGCGCCGGTTCAACGACACCGCTCTGGACCGGGCCCCCACCACCCTCACCGCCCTGGTGGCCGAGCAGGTCGCCCGTACGCCGGACGCGGTCGCCGTGGCCGTCGAGGACCGGGCGGCCCTCACCTACCGGCAGCTCGACGCGCTGGCCGACCGGATCGCCGCGCGCCTGGCCGCCGAGGGCGTCGGACCGGGCAGCCTGGTGGCCATCTGCTCCGAACGTTCACCCGAGCTCGTCGCGGGCCTGCTCGGGATCCTGCGCACCGGCGCGGCCTACGCCCCGCTGGAACCGGGCTATCCCGCCGAGCGCCTCGCCTTCCTCCTCGCCGACAGCGACGCGCCCGTCCTGCTCACGCAGCGCGGACTGTCCACCCCGCACGGCTGCACCGCGCAGATCATGCTGCTGGACGATCCGGTGGAGCCGCCCCGGTCGCGGCGCCGGCCGGTCGCACCCTCCCCCGACGACCCCGCCTACCTCATCTACACCTCCGGGTCCACCGGCCGCCCCAAGGGCGTGCCCAACACCCACCGGGCCATCGCCAACCGCATCCAGTGGATGCAGGACGCCTACCGGCTGGGCCCGGACGACGCCGTTCTGCAGAAGACCCCCGTCGGCTTCGACGTGTCGGTCTGGGAGTTCTTCTGGCCCCTGACCACCGGGGCGCGCCTCGTCCTCGCCAAGCCCGGCGGCCAGAAGGACGCCGGCTACCTGCTCGACCTCATCGCCACCGCCGGTGTGACCGTCGCACACTTCGTCCCCGCGATGCTGACGGTCTTCCTCGCCGAAGACGGCGTCGAACGGTGCACGGCGCTGCGCCGGGTGATCAGCAGCGGGGAGGCCCTCCCGCCGCACACGGCTCGCGAGCTGACCGGCAGGCTGCCGCACTGCGCCCTCGCCAACCTGTACGGACCGACCGAGGCCGCCGTCGACGTCTCCTCCTGGGAGTGCGCCGGTCCGCTGGAGACGGTGCCGATCGGGCTGCCGATCGACAACACGCGGCTGTACGTGCTGGACACCGCCCTGTGTCCGGTGCCGCCCGGCGCCCCCGGAGAACTGCACATCGGCGGTACCCCGGTCGCGCTCGGATACCACCGCAGGCCGGGTCTGACCGCGGCCCGCTTCGTGCCCGACCCGTACGGTCCGCCCGGCTCCCGCCTCTACCGGACCGGAGACCTGGCCCGCCGCCTCCCCGACGGCACTCTCCAGCACCTGGGCCGCGTGGACGAGCAGATCAAGCTGCGCGGGCTGCGCATCGAGCCGGGCGAGACCGAGGCCGCGCTGCGCGCCCAGCCCGGTGTCGCGGACGCGGCTGTCGTCCTTCGTGAGGAGCGGCCCGGCGACAAGCGCCTCGTCGGGTACGTGGTCGCCGCGGCGGGCTCCGGGGAACTGGAGCCGGCACGGCTGCGTACGGCCCTCAAGCGGCTGCTCCCCGACCACCAGGTCCCCTCGGTGGTGGCCGTCGTACCCGTCCTGCCGCTGACTCCCAACGGGAAGCTCGACCGCCACGCGTTGCCCGCGCCCCAGCTGCGGCGCGCGGCGGGCGCCACCCGGCCCGCCACCGGAATCGAACGCCTGCTCGCCGATGTCTGGGGTGAGGTGCTCGGCCTGACGGAGGTCGGCACGGACGAGGACTTCTTCGACATCGGCGGCCACTCGCTCCTCGCCACCCAGGTCGTCGCCAGGGCGCGCGGCCGGCTGACGGAGGCGGGCGCCCGGCCCGTCAGTGTCATGGACCTCTTCACCCACCCCACCGTCCGCGACCTGGCGGCGTTCGCCGCCCGGGACGAGCACGACGACGCTCCGAGGCCGCTGCTGCACCGGCTCACCCCGCCCGTGTCCGCCGCCCACCGCAGCCGTACGTTCGTCTGCGTGCCCTACGGCGGGGGCAGCCCCGTCGTCTACCAGCCCGTCGCCGACGCGCTGCCCTCCGACACCGAGCTGTGGGCGGTCGCCGTTCCGGGCCACGACGTCGGCGTCACCGAGGAGTCCGTGCCGTTCGACGAACTGGCCGGGCGCATCGCGGCGGAGGTGCGGGAGCGGACCGGGGGGCCCGTCGTGGTCTACGGCCACTGCGCCGTCGGTACGGCCCTGGCGATCGCCGTCTCGCGGTTGCTGGAGGCGGCCGGTCATCCGCTGGAGGCCGTCTACGCCGGTGCCCAGTTCCCCTTCGCCCGGCCGCGCAGCCGCGTGCTCAACGCTCTCAGCCGCGTCGCCTCCCTGGAACCGCTTCTCGGCGACCGGGTCTACGCGAACTGGCTCATCGGCCTCGGGGTGAACACCTCCGGCCTCGACAAGGAGCAGGCCGCCTTCATCATCGGCAACATGCGCCGCGACACGCAGGCGGCCGAGGACTACTTCACCCGGGCCATCGCCGATGTCGCCGACGGTGCCCCCAGGTTGCGCGCCCCGCTCGTCTGTCTGGTCGGCGACCAGGACCCGGCCGCCGACTTCTACCAGGAACGCTACCGCGAGTGGTTGCTGCTGGCCGAGCGCTCAGCCGTCGCCGTGCTCGACCAGGGCGGCCACTTCTTCCTCAAGTACCGGGCCGCCGAGGTAGCCGAGGCCGTCACCACGGTGCACCTCGCCGTCCGCGACGGACGGACCGACGAGCTGCCCGCCCGCGATCCGCTGCACTCCTGGTGGTTCCAGGACGACAGCGGGCCCGTCGCCGCGGAGTCGGCCTCGGCCGGCGACGGGCCCCGGGGGCAACCGCGCACGGGGGCGGAACCGGACACCGGGCCCGAACCGAGCATGCGCCGGTTCCTCGCGGTCGCGAGCGGCCAGCTGGTCTCCATCACGGGTTCGGCGCTGACCGAGTTCGCGCTGCCCCTCTGGATCCTGCTGAACACCGGCTCCCTCACCCGGTACGCGCTGTACGCGGTCGTCGCGATGGTCCCGGGCATCCTCGTCGGCCCGCTCGCGGGGGCACTCGTCGACCGGATGGACCGGCGCAGGGTGCTCCTCGCCGGCGACATCACCGCCTGCACCACGCAGGCCGCCCTCCTGGCCCTGCTCCTCACCGGGAACCTGCACTCCTGGGAGGTGTACGTGCTGCTCGGAGTGCTCTCCCTCGCGCTGACGTTCCAACGGCTCGCCTACGCCTCCGCGGTCCCGCAGCTCGTACCCAAGCAGTACCTGGGTCACGCCAACGGGATCGTCCAACTTGCCTTCGGAACAGCTCAGTTCGTCGTGCCCCTGGTGGCCGTGGCGTTGATGGCGGCGATCGGTCTGCGCGGCATCCTCGTCATCGACGTGGTCAGCTACGTCCTGGCCGTCGGCGTCCTGCTGGCGGTCAAGTTCCCCCGGACCCTGCCGTGGACCCGGCGCGAATCCCTCGTCTCCGAGATCCGGCACGGGTTCGCCCACTCCTGGCGCAACCGGGGCTTCCGGGCGATGCTCCTGTGGTTCGCGGGACTGAACCTCTTCCTCTCGCCGCTCTTCCTGCTCATCACCCCGCTGGTCCTGGCCTTCGACGACCTCCAGGGCGCGGCCCGGGTGGCCGTCGCGGGCGGTGCGGGCGCGATCCTGGGCGGCATCGTCATGGGGTTCTGGGGCGGCCCGCGCCGTCACCGGATGCGGGGCATGCTCGGCCTCGCGGCGCTCCTGGCGCTGGCCGGAGCCGTCACCGGACTGCACGCCGGGCTCTGGGTGATCGCCGCCGGAGCGTTCGGCATGTCCTTCGCGCTCTCCCTCGTCAACGGCGTCTACTCCACCATCGTCCAGGTCAAGGTTCCCCAGCGCTTCCACGGCCGTGTCTTCGCCCTGAACACCCTGGTCGCCTGGTCCACCCTGCCGCTGGGACACGGGGTCATCGCCCCGCTGGGCTCCTCGCTGCTGGGGCCCCTGATGGAGCCCGACGGGATGCTCGCGCCCGTCTTCGGCCCGCTGATCGGTACCGGCCCGGGACGCGGCATCGCCCTGATGTACGTGCTGTTCGGCTGTGCCATGCTCGCGCTGGTCGCGCTCGGCCTGCGCCTTCCGGTGCTGGCGCGCTTCGACCGGGACGTGCCCGAGGCAGAGCCGGACGACCTGGTCGGCCTGCGCGAGCGGGCCCGCATCGCCGCCGCCCGCCGCGCTAAGGCGAGCCGGCCATGA
- a CDS encoding TspO/MBR family protein, which translates to MRLLGTRKSAGSSPAWRTYALTAAAVTTCAVAGAKAVDADSAWYRGLDKPSWQPPAWAFGAVWTPLYATIAWSGGHALNRARGRARHRLASSLAANLALNTAWNGAFFGRRSLKGGMLVILLLNASNAELVRRMARTDPTAARVLIPYAGWCVFATALNTAIARRNPA; encoded by the coding sequence ATGAGGCTGCTCGGTACAAGGAAAAGCGCCGGATCGTCCCCGGCATGGCGAACGTACGCGCTCACCGCCGCTGCGGTCACCACATGCGCGGTCGCGGGTGCGAAGGCGGTCGACGCGGACAGTGCCTGGTACCGCGGACTGGACAAACCCTCGTGGCAGCCGCCGGCCTGGGCCTTCGGTGCGGTCTGGACACCCCTGTACGCCACGATCGCCTGGTCCGGCGGTCATGCGCTCAACCGGGCACGTGGCCGCGCACGGCACCGGTTGGCCTCCAGCCTGGCGGCCAACCTCGCCTTGAACACGGCCTGGAACGGAGCTTTCTTCGGCCGCCGCAGCCTCAAGGGCGGGATGCTCGTCATCCTGCTGCTGAACGCCAGCAACGCCGAACTGGTTCGCCGCATGGCGCGCACCGATCCGACCGCTGCCCGTGTCCTGATCCCCTACGCCGGCTGGTGCGTGTTCGCCACCGCCCTGAACACCGCCATTGCCCGGCGCAACCCCGCCTGA
- a CDS encoding arsenate reductase ArsC, translating into MAESGKPSVLFVCVHNAGRSQMAAGWLAHLAGDRIEVRSAGSAPGDAVNPAAVEAMAEVGIDISAEIPKVLTVDAVRESDVCITMGCGDTCPVFPGKRYLDWKLEDPAGQGVAAVRPIRDEIKTLVERLIAEIAPDRTA; encoded by the coding sequence ATGGCCGAGTCCGGCAAGCCGTCCGTCCTGTTCGTCTGCGTCCACAACGCCGGCCGCTCCCAGATGGCCGCCGGCTGGCTGGCCCACCTGGCCGGAGACCGCATCGAGGTCCGCTCCGCCGGCTCCGCCCCCGGCGATGCCGTCAACCCCGCTGCCGTGGAGGCAATGGCCGAGGTCGGCATCGACATCTCCGCCGAGATCCCGAAGGTCCTCACGGTCGACGCGGTCCGCGAGTCCGACGTCTGCATCACGATGGGCTGCGGCGACACCTGCCCCGTCTTCCCCGGCAAGCGCTACCTCGACTGGAAGCTCGAGGACCCCGCCGGCCAGGGCGTGGCCGCCGTCCGCCCGATCCGCGACGAGATCAAGACCCTCGTCGAGCGCTTGATCGCCGAGATCGCCCCGGACAGGACGGCATGA